The sequence below is a genomic window from Sorangiineae bacterium MSr12523.
AGGATGAAGCGCATGTGCGGAATGGTGACGTACCAGAGCCGCTGCCAAACATTGGCGCCTTCGAGCTCGGCGGCTTCGTAAAGCTCGCCAGGGATGTTTTGCAGCGCGGCCAAATACATGATCGTCGCCGTGCCCATGTTGGCCCACGTCGAAACGAGCACCAGCGACACCATGGCCATGCGCGGCGATTGCGTCCATTGCGACTCGGGCAGGTGCAACCCGCGCAAGACCGTATTGAATAGGCCGTTGCCCGGATCGTAGAAGTATTGCCAGAGCAGCACCACGACCAGCGGCGGAAGCATCACCGGCAGGTACACCGCCACGCGGAAGTAGCCTTTGAGGTGGCGCATCTCGTTCACCACCACCGCGAGAAAGAAGGGCACCACGTAGCCGAAGGCCAGCGCAATGCCGGTGAACTTCACCGTGTTCCACCATGCCGTCCAAAACAGCGGATCGTGGAAGATGGCCGAAAAATTGGCGAAGCCCACCCACTCCGGATCGCTGACGAAGTTGACCTGCTGGAAACTCAGAATCACCCCGCGCACCAGGGGATACCAGGAGAAGAGCGCAAAGCAGGATATGGCTGGGGTGAGAAAGCCATAGGCCAAGCCATTGTCCGCGGCGCGCCGCCTTCGCCTCGCGGGTCGCCGGGCCCTGGGACTCGCGCCCGTCACGTGCGGCGTGTCGCTCACGTCGGGCGCATCCTCGTCATGCCTTCGCGGTCGCGCAACGGTGTTCACGTGCCGCGGTGCTCACTTGACCG
It includes:
- a CDS encoding sugar ABC transporter permease produces the protein MSDTPHVTGASPRARRPARRRRRAADNGLAYGFLTPAISCFALFSWYPLVRGVILSFQQVNFVSDPEWVGFANFSAIFHDPLFWTAWWNTVKFTGIALAFGYVVPFFLAVVVNEMRHLKGYFRVAVYLPVMLPPLVVVLLWQYFYDPGNGLFNTVLRGLHLPESQWTQSPRMAMVSLVLVSTWANMGTATIMYLAALQNIPGELYEAAELEGANVWQRLWYVTIPHMRFILAVLLMLQIVATMQVFIEPFQLTGTTNPDTITVMVLIYRYAFTVNHDFGMAAAMSVLLFVVLGAFSMAYIRLISREGTRA